TTCTCTTGATTAATGCGCCGCCCATTCAATCGAGTTCAAATCGATACCGTCTTTGAACATTTCCCACAGCGGAGACAGTTCGCGCAGTTTACCGATTTTGGATTTAATCAGTTCTGCTGCGAATTGGACTTCTTCTTCGGTGGTCATGCGGCCGAAGGTGATGCGTAGGGAAGAGTGCGCTAATTCGTCGTTGCGGCCGAGTGCGCGTAAAACGTAGCTTGGTTCGAGACTGGCAGAAGTACAGGCTGAGCCACTGGATACGGCGAGTTCTTTGACCGCCATAATCAGGCTTTCGCCTTCGACGAAGTTGAAGCTGACGTTCAGGTTGTTTGGAGTGCGGTGTTCGAGGTCGCCGTTGATGTAGACTTCTTCGATGCCTTCGATACCTTTGAGGAAGATATCGCGCAGTTTGCGGTAGTGTGCCATGTCTTGCTCGAGTTCTTCTTTGGCAATGCGGAAAGCTTCGCCCATACCGACGATTTGATGGGTCGGCAATGTACCGGAACGGAAACCGCGTTCGTGGCCGCCGCCGTGCATTTGGGCTTCGAGGCGGACGCGTGGTTTACGGCGTACATACAGGGCGCCGATGCCTTTAGGGCCGTATACTTTGTGGCCGGACATGGACAGCAAATCGACTTTGGCGGCTTCAACATCGACAGGCACTTTGCCGCATGCTTGTGCTGCGTCAACGTGGAAAATGATTTTGCGTTCGCGGCAGATTTCGCCGATGGCGGGAATGTCTTGCACTACGCCGATTTCGTTATTCACCCACATCACGGAAATCAGGATGGTATCGTCGCGGATGGCGGCTTTGAGTTCTTCCAAATCAATCAAACCGTTTTCTTGTACGTCCAGATAGGTTACTTCGAAACCTTGGCGTTCGAGTTCGCGCATGGTGTCGAGTACGGCTTTGTGTTCGGTTTTGACGGTGATGAGGTGTTTGCCTTTGGTTTTGTAGAAGTTTGCCGCGCCTTTGATGGCGAGGTTGTCGGACTCGGTCGCGCCGCTGGTAAAAACGATTTCTTTGGGGTCGGCGTTAATCAGGGCAGCAATGTCTGCGCGGGCTTTTTCGACGGCTTCTTCTGCTTCCCAGCCGAATGCGTGGCTGTTGGAAGCGGGGTTGCCGAAGGTTTCGGTCAGATAGGGAATCATTTTTTCGGCAACGCGTTTGTCAACGGGGGTTGTGGCGGCGTAGTCGAGGTATACGGGGGTTTTGACGGTCATGGTTTGCTCTTTCGTTTGCTCATCTGCCTGCGGTCTTTGCCGCAAGTCGGTTTAATGAATGTGTGTAAAGGTAACGACATGACTGCTGTCGCTGCAGTTTTTTTGTTCAATGATGCTTTGCAGCGTAACGCCGCTGAGGTAATCATTGATGGTTTTGTTTAAGTTTTCCCAAAGGTCGTGGGTCAGGCAGGGGGCGCCGTGGTTGCAGTTTGCTTTGCTGCCGCATTGCGTGGCATCCAGTCGGTCTTCGGCTGCGGAGATGATTTGTGCAATATTGATTTGCTCGGCGGGAGCGGCAAGGATGTAGCCTCCGCCAGGGCCGCGTAGGCTTTCAACCAATCCGGCACGGCGCAGTTTGCTGAATAATTGTTCGAGGTAGGAAAGCGATATGCTTTGTCGTTCGCTGATGGCACTGAGTTTGACAGCGCCGGTTTGAGCGTTCATCGCCAAATCTATCATGGCGGTTACTGCAAATCGCCCTTTGGTAGTCAGTCTCATGGTGTGGTTGCCTGTGTGGGGCGTTTTTATTAGTGGGGAGAATTGTCTAATATCTGAGTGTTTCAGTCAAGTATGTGGCGGCTCGGTTTGATTGTTTGTTTAAATGGTGGCATTGGCTGATTTTTAAATCGGAAAATATTTTCTTTATTTTTCTGTAATTTGGATTTAAGGCCGTCTGAAAAAAGGCTATCAACCTTACAAATATCAGGGTTAAAATGTTTTGATTTAATATTGATAGTAATATAGATTATCAAATTATTCTTAAAATTTAGTTGTTTTGATGGAGTAAAATAATGAGGTGTTTGAAATGTTCAGACGGCCTTGACCATCCATCTTTACCTTAACAGAGGCAATCGACCATGAAATCTGATTTAAGCAAAATAACCTGTATCGAAGACTTGCGCCTTGTTGCCAAACGTAAAATGCCGCGTATGTTTTATGACTATATTGACTCAGGCTCTTGGACGGAAACCACTTATCGTGAAAATACTTCGGATTTTAAAGACATCCGTTTCCGTCAAAAAGTATTGGTTAATATGGAAGGACGCAGCCTTGAGACCAAAATGATCGGACAGGATGTGAAAATGCCGGTGGCGATTGCACCGACCGGTTTCACAGGTATGGCGCATGCCGACGGTGAAATCTTGGCGGCGCGGGCGGCGGAAAAATTCGGTATTCCGTTTACGCTTTCAACTATGTCCATTTGTTCGATTGAAGATGTGGCTGAAAACACCAGCTCGCCGTTTTGGTTTCAGCTTTATGTGATGCGCGACCGCGAGTTTATGGAGAACCTGATTAAGCGTGCGAAGGATGCCAAATGTTCGGCTTTGGTATTGACTGCCGATTTGCAGGTTTTGGGTCAACGTCACAAAGACATTAAAAACGGTCTGTCTGCGCCGCCGAAACCGACTATTGCCAATTTAATCAATTTGGCGACCAAACCGGAATGGTGTATGAAAATGCTGAATACGGAACGCCGCACCTTCCGCAATATCGTCGGTCATGCGAAAAACGTCGGTGATTTGTCTTCGCTGTCTTCATGGACTTCCGAACAATTCGACCCGCGCCTAAGTTGGGACGATGTGGCGCGCATTAAAGATTTATGGGGTGGCAAGCTGATTATCAAAGGCATTATGGAGCCTGAAGATGCGGAAAAGGCAGCGAAAAGCGGTGCAGACGCATTGGTCGTTTCCAATCATGGCGGCCGTCAGCTTGACGATACTGTGTCTGCCATTAAGGCTTTGCCTGATGTGGTCAGCGCGGTGGGTAGCGACATCGAGGTTTGGATGGACAGCGGTATCCGCAGCGGTCAGGATATTTTGAAGGCTTGGGCTTTGGGTGCGAAAGGTACGATGATAGGCCGGGCGTTCCTGTATGGTTTGGGTGCGTATGGTGAAGAAGGTGTAACCCGTGCGCTGGAAATCCTGTATAAAGAAATGGATATTTCCATGGCGTTTACCGGTCATCGCAATATTCAAGATGTGGATTCCAGCATTTTGCGTTCTACGTGTTGGCATCAAGATGAATTTTAATTTCTGAACATAAGAAAAGGCCGTCTGAAAATCTGTTTTCAGACGGCCTTTTTATAGACGGCTATTTCTCGTTTTTGCGATACCATTCAATGAATGCATCGGGTTTGACAAAGCCTAATAAGGCTTCGCTATGGCTGCCGTCGGCGCGGACAACAAACACACCTGGAGGGCCGAAGAGGCCGTATTCTTTCAGTAAGGCCTGATGGTCGGGAGTATTGGCGGTCACGTCGATTTGGAAGAAGCGCTGCATATCGACTGCTTCGTGTACCTGCGGTTGGTTGAGCGTGTAGGCGGCCATTTCTTTACAGGATACGCACCAGTCGGCGTAGAAATCAATCAGCACAGGCTTGCTTGGGTCGGCTTTCAAAGCGGCATCCATAGCGGCTTTGAGTTCGCCGACATCGGTAAACATCTTGCCGTGGTCAGTTTCTTGTCCGGCTTCGGATGGCGGAACCAGCGTTAAGAAGTGGTGCAGGGCGGTGGTTTGTTTATTAAAACTTTGCCAGCCAAACCATGAGCCGCCAATCAGCAGTAAAAAGCCCAATACGGCGGCAACTGTTTTCAGACGGCCTTTTTGTTTGCCGGATTTCGCCAAAAGCATAAGGGCGGGAACAATCATCAGCAAGGTGTAGAGGCCGACTACTGCGAAATAAGGCAGATGCGGTGTGGCAAGGTATACGGCAACGGCCAGCAAGATGAAGCCGAATGCGTATTTGATGCCGTTCATCCAGTCGCCTGCTTTAGGCAGGATATGGCCACCGAATGTACCGATGATGATGAGCGGTACGCCGGTGCCGAGTGCCAAGACATAAAGAGCAAGGCCGCCCAATACGGCATCGCCGGTCTGTCCGATATAGCCCAAAGCAAATGCCAGCGGAGGCGCAACGCATGGGCCGACAATCAGGGCGGACAAAATACCCATGATGAAGACGGAAACGATTTTGCCGCCGGAGAGTTTGTTGCTTTGGTTTTGGAAATAGGATTGGACAGAGTTGGGCAGCTGGATATTGAAGAGGCCGAACATGGACATAGCCAGTACCACCATCAGCGCTGCGGCGGCAAGTACGACCCACGGCTGTTGCAACCATACGGTCAACAGCGCGCCGGTCAAACCGGCAATCACGCCGACCAAGGTATAGGTTAATGCCAAGCCTTGTACATACACCATAGACAAGGTAAACGCGCGGCCTTTGCCGGCCTTTTTATCGCCTACGACAATGCTGGAAA
Above is a genomic segment from Neisseria subflava containing:
- a CDS encoding alpha-hydroxy acid oxidase, producing the protein MKSDLSKITCIEDLRLVAKRKMPRMFYDYIDSGSWTETTYRENTSDFKDIRFRQKVLVNMEGRSLETKMIGQDVKMPVAIAPTGFTGMAHADGEILAARAAEKFGIPFTLSTMSICSIEDVAENTSSPFWFQLYVMRDREFMENLIKRAKDAKCSALVLTADLQVLGQRHKDIKNGLSAPPKPTIANLINLATKPEWCMKMLNTERRTFRNIVGHAKNVGDLSSLSSWTSEQFDPRLSWDDVARIKDLWGGKLIIKGIMEPEDAEKAAKSGADALVVSNHGGRQLDDTVSAIKALPDVVSAVGSDIEVWMDSGIRSGQDILKAWALGAKGTMIGRAFLYGLGAYGEEGVTRALEILYKEMDISMAFTGHRNIQDVDSSILRSTCWHQDEF
- a CDS encoding IscS subfamily cysteine desulfurase: MTVKTPVYLDYAATTPVDKRVAEKMIPYLTETFGNPASNSHAFGWEAEEAVEKARADIAALINADPKEIVFTSGATESDNLAIKGAANFYKTKGKHLITVKTEHKAVLDTMRELERQGFEVTYLDVQENGLIDLEELKAAIRDDTILISVMWVNNEIGVVQDIPAIGEICRERKIIFHVDAAQACGKVPVDVEAAKVDLLSMSGHKVYGPKGIGALYVRRKPRVRLEAQMHGGGHERGFRSGTLPTHQIVGMGEAFRIAKEELEQDMAHYRKLRDIFLKGIEGIEEVYINGDLEHRTPNNLNVSFNFVEGESLIMAVKELAVSSGSACTSASLEPSYVLRALGRNDELAHSSLRITFGRMTTEEEVQFAAELIKSKIGKLRELSPLWEMFKDGIDLNSIEWAAH
- the iscR gene encoding Fe-S cluster assembly transcriptional regulator IscR; its protein translation is MRLTTKGRFAVTAMIDLAMNAQTGAVKLSAISERQSISLSYLEQLFSKLRRAGLVESLRGPGGGYILAAPAEQINIAQIISAAEDRLDATQCGSKANCNHGAPCLTHDLWENLNKTINDYLSGVTLQSIIEQKNCSDSSHVVTFTHIH
- the dsbD gene encoding protein-disulfide reductase DsbD, which codes for MKKFLYFLIAFLGLSSFAFAVDANDLLPPEQAFVPQVNVTDQGISVQFKIADGYYMYQSKIVAATNPDKVLGEPKFSKGEEKEDEFFGKQTVYHHTAQVDLPYKQAAPQYKLTLTYQGCAEVGVCYPPVDTEFDVKGNGVYQPQSDEPVSAKDRFLQPSASSDGQIPTQPSTNNPDSSRFKLSWDTLNANLLAFFVAGLGLSFTACMYPLLPIVSSIVVGDKKAGKGRAFTLSMVYVQGLALTYTLVGVIAGLTGALLTVWLQQPWVVLAAAALMVVLAMSMFGLFNIQLPNSVQSYFQNQSNKLSGGKIVSVFIMGILSALIVGPCVAPPLAFALGYIGQTGDAVLGGLALYVLALGTGVPLIIIGTFGGHILPKAGDWMNGIKYAFGFILLAVAVYLATPHLPYFAVVGLYTLLMIVPALMLLAKSGKQKGRLKTVAAVLGFLLLIGGSWFGWQSFNKQTTALHHFLTLVPPSEAGQETDHGKMFTDVGELKAAMDAALKADPSKPVLIDFYADWCVSCKEMAAYTLNQPQVHEAVDMQRFFQIDVTANTPDHQALLKEYGLFGPPGVFVVRADGSHSEALLGFVKPDAFIEWYRKNEK